The following proteins are co-located in the Pseudomonas synxantha genome:
- a CDS encoding alpha/beta fold hydrolase: MRPEIAVLDIQGQYRVYTEFYRADAAEKTIVLVNGSMATTASFAQTVKSLYPQFNVVLYDQPYAGRSKIHNRHEQMLTKEVEGQILLELLAHFAAEHVLSFSWGGAATLVALAHRPRRVEKAVISSFSPVINAPMRDYLERGVDYLGNLDRDRVGQLVNSTLGKHLPSLFKRFNYRHVSSLAEHEYGQMHFHISHVLNSDRLCYLKAARQIDIPVLFLNGEWDEYTSAGDAKLFGQHVAKSSFSTIQATGHFLDMEHKAACRDSREAVVGFLKPERQVSRLRYQQGHAQQAFAI; the protein is encoded by the coding sequence ATGAGGCCAGAAATCGCTGTGCTGGATATACAGGGGCAGTATCGGGTGTATACGGAGTTCTATCGCGCGGACGCAGCTGAAAAGACCATCGTCCTGGTCAATGGCTCCATGGCGACCACGGCGTCCTTCGCTCAAACCGTGAAAAGCCTGTACCCGCAATTCAATGTGGTTTTGTACGACCAGCCCTACGCTGGCCGCTCAAAAATCCATAACCGTCATGAGCAGATGCTGACGAAGGAAGTCGAAGGCCAGATTCTCTTGGAGCTGCTCGCCCACTTCGCCGCCGAGCACGTGCTGTCTTTCTCCTGGGGCGGTGCTGCCACTCTGGTCGCCCTCGCGCACCGGCCTCGCCGCGTGGAGAAAGCCGTGATCAGCTCATTCTCGCCAGTGATCAACGCCCCCATGCGTGACTACCTCGAACGCGGCGTCGACTATCTCGGCAACCTCGACCGTGACCGCGTCGGCCAGTTGGTCAACAGCACCCTCGGCAAACACCTGCCGTCGCTGTTCAAACGCTTCAACTACCGCCACGTCAGCAGCCTGGCCGAGCACGAATACGGGCAGATGCACTTCCATATCAGCCACGTGCTCAACAGCGACCGGCTGTGCTACCTCAAGGCGGCGAGGCAGATCGACATTCCGGTGCTGTTCCTGAACGGTGAATGGGACGAATACACCAGCGCCGGAGATGCCAAGCTGTTTGGCCAGCATGTGGCCAAGAGCAGCTTCAGCACCATCCAGGCGACGGGGCATTTCCTGGATATGGAGCATAAAGCGGCGTGTCGGGACAGCCGTGAGGCGGTGGTGGGCTTCTTGAAACCGGAGCGGCAGGTGAGCAGGTTGCGGTATCAGCAGGGTCACGCCCAGCAGGCGTTTGCCATCTGA